The following nucleotide sequence is from Streptomyces leeuwenhoekii.
CGGGTACCGGCTCGACGGCGACGGCAGGCGGGTCGGCAAGGACGGCGAACCGATCACCTACCGCGTCCTGTGCCACGCCACCGATCCGAACGACAAGGCGGTCGGCAAGTACCTCCAGGAGTGGTGGGGCAAGCTCGGCATCGGCGTCCGGCTGGACTGCCTGGACAACGTCACCGACCCCTGGCTCGCCGGCAAGTACGACCTCGCCTTCGACGGCTGGTCCGTCAACCCCGACCCGGACTTCGTGCTGTCCATCCACACCTGCGCGGCGCTCCCGGCCACGCCCAAGGACACCGGGGCCACCGACAACTTCATCTGCGACAAGCGCTACGACGAGCTCTACGCCCGGCAGCTCGCCGAGTACGACCCCGCCGCGCGGGCGGACCTCGTCAAGCAGATGCAGGCCCGGCTGTACGACCTCGGATACATGAACGTCATGGCCTACCCCAACGCGGTCGAGGCGTACCGCACGGACCAGATCGAGTCGATCACGACCATGCCGGCGAAGGCGGGCAACATCTACGGCCAGGACGGCTACTGGAGCTGGTGGTCGGCGGTCCCCGCGGACTCCGGTGACTCCTCCGGCGGTTCGTCCTCGACGGGTGTGGTCCTCGGGGTGGTCGGGGGCGTCGTGGCGCTGGCCGCGCTCGGGGGGTTCGCGGCGATGCGCCGCCGGGCCACCGCCGAGGACCGCGAGTAGGCGGCGATGGACCGCGACCAGACGGGCGACCGGGTACTCGTGACCGCGGACGTGTCACCCGCGCCGGCCGGGGGGACGGCCGCGCCCCGCAGGCGCGGGGGCAGGGCGTATCCGCGGTATGTGGCGGGCAAGGTGGCCGGCGCGGCCGTCTCGCTGCTGGCCGTCCTCGTCACCAGCTTCTTCCTGTTCCGGCTGATCCCCGGCGACCCGGTGAAGTACATGACGGGCGGACGCCCGGTATCGGCCGAGCAACTGGCTGCCTATCGCGAGCAGTTCGGGCTCGATCTGCCGCTGTGGCAGCAGTTCGCCGACTACTGCGGCAAGGCGCTCACCGGCGACCTCGGGACGTCCTACCAGTTCAACACCCCCGTCCTCGACAAGATCACCGAGGCCCTGCCGAACACGCTGCTGCTGACCGGCACCGCCTTCGTCCTCTACACCGCCCTGGGCGTCTTCCTCGGCACCCGGTCGGCCTGGCGGCACGGACGGCTCGGCGACCGGCTGCACACGGGCCTCGCGCTGACGCTGTACTCCATCCCCTCCTTCTGGCTGGGACTGCTGCTGATCATCGTGCTGTCGGTGGGGGCCGGCCCGCTGCCCGGCCTCTTCCCGACCGGCGGCATGGAGTCGGGCGGCGAAGAGGGCTTCGGGTACGTGGTGGACGTGGCGCACCATCTGGTCCTGCCGGTGATGACACTGGTGGCGGTGGAGTACGGGCAGACGCTGCTGGTGACCCGGTCGGCGCTGCTGGACGAGATGGGGAGCGACTATCTGACGACCGCGCGCGCCAAGGGCCTGCGGGACGACCTGGTGCGCCGGCGGCACGCCGTCCCCAACGCCCTGCTGCCCACCGTGACGCTGGTCTTCATCAACCTCGGCCGGACCGTGGCGGGCGTGATCCTGGTGGAGACCGTCTTCTCCTGGCCGGGCCTGGGCGGGCTGTTCTACCAGGCGCTGAGCGTGCCCGATCTGCCGCTGGTGCAGGGCCTGTTCTTCGTCTTCGCCGCCGCGGTGATCCTGATGAACACGCTCGCCGACCTGATCTATCCGCTGCTCGACCCCCGGGTGGGCCGATGACGACCGAGACGACCACCACGAGTCCGCGCGCCCTCGCCCGGCGGCGGCGCCGCGCCTCCGCCGCCCGCTTCTGGCGGCAGTACCGCACCCACCGGGCCGGTCTCTTCGGCCTGGCCGCCCTCGTGCTCTTCGCGCTGTCGGCCCTGACCGCGCCGCTGCTCGTCGGCTCCGGCGTGAGCAACGTGACCGACGCGCCGGGCCGCCCGTTGCAGGGCCCCAGCGCCGCGTTCCCGCTGGGCACCGACCAGTTCGGCCGTGACCTGCTCGGGCTGCTGGTGTGGGGCGCGCGCGTCTCGCTGCTGGTGGGTCTGCTCGCCGCGGTCCTCTCGGTCGCGATCGGCACGCTGATCGGCGTCACGGCCGGGCACTTCGGCGGCTGGTACGCGACGGTGATGATGCGGATCACCGACTGGTTCCTGGTGATGCCGACGCTGGTGCTGGCGATCGCGCTGGCCACCGTGATGTCCCGTTCGCTCACCACGATCGTCGTGGCGATCGGCGTGACGACCTGGCCGACGACTGCCCGGCTGGTGCGCGCGCAGACACTGGCGGTGGAGACACGGCCCTACATCGAACGCGCGAAGGCGCTCGGCGGCGGGCACCGGCACATCATGACCCGGCACGTCCTGCCCAATGTCATGCCGCTGGTGCTGGCCCAGACCACCCTGATCATCTCCTCGGCCATCCTCGCCGAGGCCACCCTCGCCTTCCTCGGCCTCGGCGATCCGACGGTGGTGTCGTGGGGCGGGCTGTTGCAGGACGCGCGGGAGGCGGGCGCGGTCAGTGCCGGGCACTGGTGGTATCTGGTGCCGCCGGGCGTCGCGATCGCGGTGGTGGCGCTGGCGTTCACGCTGTGCGGGCGGGCCGTGGAGTCCGTCCTCAACCCCAGGCTGGGGGTGGGGCGGTGAGCCTGCTCGACGTCAGGGACCTGACGGTGACGTACGCCGGTGGCGCGGCCGCGGTCCGGGGGGTCGGCCTGCGCCTGGAGGCGGGCCGCAAGCTCGGCATCGCCGGGGAGTCGGGCTGCGGCAAGTCCACCCTGGCGCTGGCGCTGCTGCGGCTGCTGCCGCCCGGGACCCGTGTCACCGGGGAGATCCTGCTCGACGGCGAGGACGTGCTGACGATGAAGTGGGGCCGGGTGCGGGCGGTCCGCTGGGCCGGGGCCTCCATCGTCTTCCAGGGCGCGATGCACTCCCTCAACGCCGTGCACCGCGTCGGCGACCAGATCGCGGAGCCGATCCTGCTGCACCGCAAGGCCACCCCGGCCGGGGCCCGCAGGAAGACCGGCGAACTGCTGGAGCAGGTCGGTCTGCCCGCCGCCCGCGCCGACGCCTACCCGCACGAACTGTCCGGAGGGCAGCGCCAGCGCGTCATGATCGCGATGGCGCTGGCCTGCGACCCGCGGCTGATCGTCGCCGACGAGCCGACCACCGCGCTCGACGTGATGGTCCAGGCGCAGATCCTGCGGCTGATCGAACAGCTCGTCACCGAGCAGGACCTGGGCCTGATCATGATCAGCCACGACCTCGCCGTCCTCGCCGACACCTGCGACCGGCTCGCCGTGATGTACGCGGGGCGGGTGGTCGAGGAGGGCCCGGCCCGGCAGGTGTACGAGGACGCCCGGCATCCGTACGCGCAGGCCCTGTCGGCCGCGTTCCCCCGGATCGGCGACCCGGCCTCGCGGTTCGCGCCGCGCGGGCTGGCGGGCGATCCGCCGGATCCGGCGGCCGTGCCGCCCGGGTGCGCGTTCCACCCGCGGTGCCCGGTGGTGCTGGAGTCGTGCGCCACCCAGGACCAGGTGCTGCGCGGCGCCGGGGCGCACCGGCGGGCGGCGTGTGTGCGGGTGGCCGGGGAGCCGGCCCCGGAGCCGGACGACTTCGAGGAAGCGAGGCGCGCCACCCCATGACCACCTCCCCCGCCGCCCCCGGTGCGCCCGGCGGCACCGAGGCCGCCGCCCTGCTCAGCGCCCGGGACCTGCACGTCGCCTTCCCCGGACGGCACGGCGCCCCCCGGGCCCGCGCGGTCGACGGCGTCGACCTCGACATCCGCCCCGGCGAGATCGTCGCCCTGGTCGGCGAGTCGGGCTGCGGCAAGACCACGCTGGCCCGCTGTCTGCTGGGCCTGGTCGAGCCGACCGGCGGCCGGGTGACCTTCGACGGCCGCCCGCTGGAGTACTCCGCCCGGTCGCTGAAGAGCTACCGCAAGCGCGTCCAGCTCGTGCTGCAGGACCCGAGCGGCTCGCTCAACCCGCGGCACACGGTCTACGACGCGGTCGCCGAGGGCCTGCGCATCCACGGCTACGGCGGTGACGAGCGGGCGGCGGTCGCCGGGGCCCTGGCCCGGGCCGGGCTGCGGCCCCCGGAGCGCTTCTTCCTGCGCTATCCGCACGAGTTGTCCGGCGGCCAGCGCCAGCGGGTCGTCATCGCGGGCGCGCTCGTCCTGGAGCCCGAACTCCTCGTCGCCGACGAGCCGGTGGCCTCCCTCGACGCCTCGGTGCGCGGGGAGATCCTCGCCCTGCTGCTGCGGCTGCGCACCGAACTCGGGCTCTCCGCGCTGGTGGTCACCCACGATCTGGGGCTGGCGTGGAACATCGCCGACCGGGTCGCGGTGATGTATCTGGGGCGGATCGTGGAGACGGGCGCGGTGGAGCAGGTGCTGACGGCGCCCCGGCACCCGTACACCCGGGCCCTGCTGTCGGTCCTGCCGGAAGCCCCGGGCGACCCGGTGGTCCTCACCGGTGAGCCCCCGGACCCGTCCCGCGTCCCGGCCGGCTGCCGCTTCCACGTCCGCTGCCCGGTCCTGGCGAGCGGCGCGGCCGAGCGGGCCGGTGTGGCCGGCGCCTGCCGCGGCCGGGACCCGGGGATCCTCGGGGGAAGCGGGACGGCCCAGGTCGCCTGCCACTGGGCGCGTGCCGGGACCGACCGAGGTCTTTCGTCCGGATCGGACCGGGCCGGCCCGGCCTGATCCAAACGAGAGGCCCTACCTAGACGGGCTCGCCGGCCTCGGCCACCAACCGGCGGCAGCGCTCGACGTCCGCGGCCATCTGCTCCAGCAGCGCCTCGATCGTGTCGAACTTCGCCTGTCCCCGGACGAAGGACAGGAAGTCGACCGCGACGTGCAGCCCGTACAGGTCGAGCCCCACGCGGTCGATGGCGTACGCCTCCACCGTGCGCTCGGTGCCGTCGAACTGCGGGTTGGTGCCGACCGAGATGGCGGCCGGCATCGCCTCGCCCTGCGCGTGCAGCCAGCCGGCGTAGACGCCGTCGGCCGGGACGGCGGTGTGCGGCAGGGTCTCCACGTTGGCCGTGGGGAAGCCGAGTTCGCGGCCGCGCTGAGCCCCGCGGACGACCACGCCCTCGACCCGGTGCGGGCGGCCGAGGATCTCGGCGGCGCCCGCGACGTCGCCCTCGGCGACCAGGCGCCGGGTCAGGGTCGAGGAGAACGGCTCGCCGCCGCCCGCCCGGCCGGTCACGTACAGGTCGACGACCTCGACCTCGAAGTCGTAGGTCTTGCCCTGCTCGGCGAGGAACTCCACGTTCCCGGCGGCCCGGTGGCCGAAGCGGAAGTTGGGGCCCTCGACGACGGCCTTGGCGTGCAACTTGTCGACCAGCACCTTGACGACGAAGTCGGCCGGGGACAGCTTCGAGAACTCGGTGGTGAAGGGGAGGATGAGGACGGCGTCCACCCCCAGCCCTGCCATCAGCTCCGCACGGCGGTGGTGCGGGGCGAGCAGCGGCGGGTGGCTGCCGGGGCGCACGACCTCGCTGGGGTGCGGGTCGAAGGTCACGACGACGGCGGGCACGCCCAGCTCGCGGGCGCGGTCCACGGCATGCCGGATGATGAGCTGGTGCCCGCGGTGCACTCCGTCGTAGGAGCCGATGGTGACGACGCTGCGTCCCCAGTCCTGGGGGATGTCCTCCAAGCCACGCCAGCGCTGCACTGTGACTGCTCCTTGTCGAGTACTCGTCGAACCCGTGTCCGTGAATTACGCCTCTACGCAGGTCTAAGGGTGCCATGCCGTGCCCCTCTCGCCCGCACCGGCATGGGTGGTGTGACCGGGTGCACGCAACCGGACCAGGGGTCCGATCAGGCGGGGACGGGGGCGTCCGCCAGGTCCTCCAGGGTCCGGCGGGTGCCGGGCCCGACCAGCACCGCCCACTCCCCCGGCACCTCGGTCAGCCAGCCGGTCACCCGGGCGGCGAAGCCGGGGACATGGCGGCCGAGGTCGACCAGAGCCCGGTCGAAGCGGGCGGCGCCGTCCGGGGTGCGGACGAGGAGGAAGGCGGTGCGGTGCAGCAGGCCGCGCAGGTCGTCACCGTCGCGCCGGGCGGCGGCGCGCAGCAGGGCGTCCAGCACGGCTGGATCGCGCTCACGGGCGAGGAGGGATTCGAGGAGTTCGCCGCGCAGCGGACGGGAGGCGGGGGTGCCCGCACCGCCGAGCACCGT
It contains:
- a CDS encoding ABC transporter permease produces the protein MDRDQTGDRVLVTADVSPAPAGGTAAPRRRGGRAYPRYVAGKVAGAAVSLLAVLVTSFFLFRLIPGDPVKYMTGGRPVSAEQLAAYREQFGLDLPLWQQFADYCGKALTGDLGTSYQFNTPVLDKITEALPNTLLLTGTAFVLYTALGVFLGTRSAWRHGRLGDRLHTGLALTLYSIPSFWLGLLLIIVLSVGAGPLPGLFPTGGMESGGEEGFGYVVDVAHHLVLPVMTLVAVEYGQTLLVTRSALLDEMGSDYLTTARAKGLRDDLVRRRHAVPNALLPTVTLVFINLGRTVAGVILVETVFSWPGLGGLFYQALSVPDLPLVQGLFFVFAAAVILMNTLADLIYPLLDPRVGR
- a CDS encoding ABC transporter permease → MTTETTTTSPRALARRRRRASAARFWRQYRTHRAGLFGLAALVLFALSALTAPLLVGSGVSNVTDAPGRPLQGPSAAFPLGTDQFGRDLLGLLVWGARVSLLVGLLAAVLSVAIGTLIGVTAGHFGGWYATVMMRITDWFLVMPTLVLAIALATVMSRSLTTIVVAIGVTTWPTTARLVRAQTLAVETRPYIERAKALGGGHRHIMTRHVLPNVMPLVLAQTTLIISSAILAEATLAFLGLGDPTVVSWGGLLQDAREAGAVSAGHWWYLVPPGVAIAVVALAFTLCGRAVESVLNPRLGVGR
- a CDS encoding ABC transporter ATP-binding protein, with the translated sequence MSLLDVRDLTVTYAGGAAAVRGVGLRLEAGRKLGIAGESGCGKSTLALALLRLLPPGTRVTGEILLDGEDVLTMKWGRVRAVRWAGASIVFQGAMHSLNAVHRVGDQIAEPILLHRKATPAGARRKTGELLEQVGLPAARADAYPHELSGGQRQRVMIAMALACDPRLIVADEPTTALDVMVQAQILRLIEQLVTEQDLGLIMISHDLAVLADTCDRLAVMYAGRVVEEGPARQVYEDARHPYAQALSAAFPRIGDPASRFAPRGLAGDPPDPAAVPPGCAFHPRCPVVLESCATQDQVLRGAGAHRRAACVRVAGEPAPEPDDFEEARRATP
- a CDS encoding ABC transporter ATP-binding protein produces the protein MTTSPAAPGAPGGTEAAALLSARDLHVAFPGRHGAPRARAVDGVDLDIRPGEIVALVGESGCGKTTLARCLLGLVEPTGGRVTFDGRPLEYSARSLKSYRKRVQLVLQDPSGSLNPRHTVYDAVAEGLRIHGYGGDERAAVAGALARAGLRPPERFFLRYPHELSGGQRQRVVIAGALVLEPELLVADEPVASLDASVRGEILALLLRLRTELGLSALVVTHDLGLAWNIADRVAVMYLGRIVETGAVEQVLTAPRHPYTRALLSVLPEAPGDPVVLTGEPPDPSRVPAGCRFHVRCPVLASGAAERAGVAGACRGRDPGILGGSGTAQVACHWARAGTDRGLSSGSDRAGPA
- a CDS encoding bifunctional riboflavin kinase/FAD synthetase — translated: MQRWRGLEDIPQDWGRSVVTIGSYDGVHRGHQLIIRHAVDRARELGVPAVVVTFDPHPSEVVRPGSHPPLLAPHHRRAELMAGLGVDAVLILPFTTEFSKLSPADFVVKVLVDKLHAKAVVEGPNFRFGHRAAGNVEFLAEQGKTYDFEVEVVDLYVTGRAGGGEPFSSTLTRRLVAEGDVAGAAEILGRPHRVEGVVVRGAQRGRELGFPTANVETLPHTAVPADGVYAGWLHAQGEAMPAAISVGTNPQFDGTERTVEAYAIDRVGLDLYGLHVAVDFLSFVRGQAKFDTIEALLEQMAADVERCRRLVAEAGEPV